TGGGCCCGGCCGCCGGGTTCCACGCACACCAGCAGGCCGCCCGAAGTCTGAGGGTCACAGAGCCACTGGCGCTGCTCGTCGGTTATTTCCCCGATTTTGTGGCCGTAGCTGTCCCAGTTGCGCACCGTGCCGCCGGGTACGGCTTTCTGCTGCCGGTACTGCTCAGCCTCGGCCAGCAAAGGCACCTTGCTAAACTCCACTTCGGCTGTCAGGTTGCTGCCTTCGCACACTTCCGCGAGGTGACCCAGCAGGCCGAAGCCCGTTACATCGGTCATGGCCCGCACGGCCGCGAGCTGGCCCAGGTCAAAGCCGATTTTGTTGAGCTGCATCATGCTCCGGGGCGCAATCTGTTCGTGCTCGGGCAGCAGAATGCCGCGCTTCTGGGCCGTGGTGAGCATGCCCACGCCCAGGGGCTTGGTCAGATACAGCTCGCAGCCGGCCGTAGCGGTGTCGTTCTGCTTCAGGTTCGGAATATCGAGCATCCCGGTCACGGCCAAGCCGAAAATGGGCTCCGGCGAATCGATGCTGTGGCCGCCGGCCAGCGGAATGCCGGCCTCGGCGCAAATGCTGCGGCTGCCCTCAATCACCCGGCGGGCTACTTCGGGCGCCAGCTTATCAATGGGCCAGCCCAGCACGGCAATGGCCATGACGGGCCGGCCGCCCATGGCGTACACGTCCGAAATAGCGTTGGCCGAGGCGATGCGCCCGAAGTCATAGGCGTCGTCCACAATAGGCATGAAGAAGTCGGTGGTGCTGATGATGGCTTGCCCGCCGCCGATGTCGTACACGGCCGCGTCGTCGCGGCTGCTGTTGCCGACCAGCAGCTTCTCGTGCTCGGGTTGAGCTATGCTGGTGTGCAGAATCTGGTCGAGCACCTTGGGCGCGATTTTGCAGCCGCAGCCCGCGCCGTGGCTATACTGGGTCAGGCGAATCTGGTCGGTGGCAGGGGAGGAGGTATCGGGAAGCATAAGGCAACAAAGTCAGAAGTGGGCCAAGATAACCACGAAAGGCGGCAAAGGTCCTGGAAAAATATAGTCGGCTCTGCCGCTCCGAAAGTAGCAAGGCAGACCTCGAACAAGGAAAAAACCAGCTGGCTAGTTCCGATTGATATTTGGCTGCACCAGATTGCCGTTAAGCCAGAACCTGCGTCGCTTGGGAGAGTCGGCTTCGAGGTGACGCCCTCGTCAAGAAAGCTTGAGGCCCGAAGCTATCCGCCAGCTAACACCCCAAGCCGGCCGACCTGTTGCATATAGAGCCCCGGGCTACAGCGCCCACGCGGCCCGCTGCAGCACCACGCGGTAACCGTCGGGGTCTTCGAAGGTGCGGCCCTGCTGGTCCCAATAGGGGTTGTAAGACGGCACGGGCGGGTAGCCGTGGTCGAGCAGGCGCTGTACGGCTGCCTGCCACTCGGCCGCGTCGGGCAGGTAGAAGACCAGCAGGTTGTCGGCAGTGGGGGCCCGGCCCGCGGTATGGCCAGGCTGGTGGGTAAACTCGAAATGATAGGGCCCGGCCAGATGGCCCAGCATCACCCCATCGAAGCCGTTGTGGGCCGTGAAGGAAGTCAGCTCCGGCAGGCCCAGCCCGTCGCGGTAAAAGCGAATTACGGCTGCCAAATTATCGGTGGGGCGGGCTACCCGCAGCTTCGGAACCAGCATTTAGGCAGTTACTAGTAAGCCAGCGTCCCGGGCAGCGGCCAGCACCAGATCGGCATTTACCCGTGGGTCGCAGGTGTCGGACGGAATGCGGATAACCTGGCTGTTGGTCTTGTTGTCGAGCCCGAAGCCGTAGGTTTTGTCATAGTAGGAGAGGGCAATATCGACCATTTGCTCCATGTCGCCGGCCTCAATGGCGGCCAGGGCCTGTTTGGTCGCCAGGCCGCCCAGCCGCTTGCCGATGCGCTGAATGGCCTCGGTCAATTGCTGCGGGTCTTCCTTGCCGTATTCGGCCGCCAGCTTGCTCGTGCGTACCGGGCGCGGGATGTCGAGCACCAGTAGGGGGGCGGCGCGCATCTGCTCAAACAGGGCCTTGGGAATGTTGAGGCGCCCGATGGTCAGGCTCTCGTCTTCCAGCCAGGGCGTGACGCCCTGCGGCAACTGATCCAGCACCAGAGCCAGGTTGTTTTCGAACTGCTCGGGCGTGGGCTGGGGCGGCAGGCCGATGGCCCCAAACGAGGACCCCTTATGGCTGGCCAGCCCCTCCAGGTCGACAATGGTTTCGCCGCGGCTAGCCAACTCGTGCAGCACGTCGGTTTTGCCCGAGCCGGTAAGGCCGCCCAGAATCAGCATTGGCCGGGGCTCCGCGAACTGGGCCAGGGCCCAGCGGCGGTAATCCTTGTAGCCTTTATCAAGCAAATGCACCTTGAAGCCGGCCAGCTCCAGCAGCCAGTGCACGGCCCCGCTCCGCATGCCGCCCCGCCAGCAGTGCAGCCGCACTTCCTTGTTAGGAGCCAGCTTTTGGGCCTGCTTCACCATTCGGCTCATCTTGGGCCCAAAAAAGTCGAGCCCGATGTGGATGGCCCGGTCCTGGCTGACCTGCTTGTAGGTCGTGCCGATGCGGGCCCGCTCCTCATCCGAAAACAGCGGCAAGCTCAGCGCCCCCGGAATATGGCCGTGGGCGTACTCAATGGGCGCGCGCACGTCCAGAATGGGGGCATCAGCAGGCCCGGTCAGAAAATCGGAGAGGGGAATACGAGGCAAGTTGGGAGAGGTGAAATGGTGAAATAGTGAGATGGTGAGTTGATGTTCGGGTAAGCTGTGGTTCAAACCGTGCGGAGCTGCGCCATTCAAACGAAAAACTCACCAGTTGACCATTTCACTATCTCACACCAGCTGCCGGCGGTAGAGCTGAATGGTATTTTCCAGCCCGTAGTACAGCGCGTCGCACACCAGGGCGTGCCCGATGCTAACCTCGGCCAGCCCGGGTAAGTTCTGGTGCAGGTAGGCCAGGTTTTCCAAATCCAGGTCGTGGCCGGCGTTAAGGCCGAGGCCCAGCTGCTGGGCCAGGGTGGCCGCCACGGCGTAGGGGGCAATAGCGGCGGCCGGGTCCTGGGGGTACTGGCGGGCGTAGTCTTCGGTGTAGAGCTCAATCCGGTCGGTGCCCGTGGCCACGGCGGCCTTCACCATGGCCGGGTCGGGGTCGAGGAAGATAGACACCCGGCAGCCAATGGATTTGAGCTCCGTGACCACGCCAATCAGATAAATCTGGTGGGTGATGGTGTCCCAGCCGGCGTTGGAGGTAATAGCGTCGGGCGCGTCGGGTACCAGCGTCACCTGCTCGGGCCGCACTTCGCGCACCAAGTCGATGAAGTCGGGCGTGGGGTTGCCCTCCACGTTGAGCTCGGTGGTCACGATCTGGCGCAGGTCGCGCACGTCCTGGTAGCGGATATGGCGCTCATCGGGTCGGGGGTGCACCGTGATGCCCTGGGCGCCAAACCGCTCACAGTCACGGGCTACCTGCAACACATCGGGACGGTTGTGGCCGCGGGCATTCCGCAGCGTGGCGATTTTATTTATGTTTACGCTAAGTTTCGTCATGAGAGAAGGCGAAAATCTGACTCCAAAACGGCCCGCGTGGGTCATTGATACGCGGCCAGTCGGAATCTACGGGTTCCAGACATTTACTACTACAAACTTATGGCTCTGAAGGAAACCATCGACGCGGATATCAAAAAGGCTATGCTGGCCAAGGACAAAGTTCGGCTCCAGGCCCTGCGTAGCATCAAGTCGCAGATCATGCTGGCCGAAACGGCCGAAGGGGCCCACGGTGCTGCCCTGACCGAGGACGCCGAACTCAAGCTGCTCAACAAAGCCGCCAAGCAGCGCCGCGAAGCCGCCGAAACCTACCAGAAGCAGTTCCGCTCCGACCTGGAAGAAATCGAGCTAGCCGAGCTGGCCATCATCGAAGAGTACCTGCCCCAGCAGCTCTCAGAAGCTGATCTGGTCGAAAAGCTCGTGGGCATCATCCAGCGCGTGGGTGCCACCGGCCCCTCCGACCTGGGCAAGGTAATGGGCGTTGCCGCCCGGGAGTTGTCCGGCCAGGCCGACGGCAAGATGATTTCTCAAGTCGTCAGCAACCTGCTCAACAACACGAATGTCTAGCTGCGAATGAGTGACTGAGTGAATAAGTGAGTTGGTTGTTCAACTTGCGCAGTCAGAACAAAAACTCACTCAGTCACTCAGTCACCACCTCACATTATGTCCGGCTTCGATATTCTGCTGCTGATTCCGCTGGGTGTGGGGGCCGTCAAAGGCTTCCGGCGCGGACTGGTGCTGGAGACGGCTTCGCTGCTGGCCTTCGTGCTGGGCATTATCGGCGGACTGGCCTTACTCAACGACGCGGTTCCGCTGGTGCGCAACTACGTGGGTGAGGCTTTCGGAATGTTGCCCATCGTGTCGTTTCTGCTGGTGTTTGTGCTTATCACCTGGGGCGTACACATGGCGGGCGGCCTGGTTAAAACGGCCGTGCACCTGACGCCCCTGGGCATGCTCGACAACCTGCTGGGCGGGGCCGCCGGGGCCCTGAAATGGGTGTTAGGCATTAGCTTGCTGCTGCACGGCATCGGCTTTGCTGGGCTCAAGCTTATTTCGCCTACGGTCGTCGCCGACTCGCAAGTATTGCCCGTAGTGCAGCAGGCCACCCCGTTTGCCCTCGAAATCGTGGGCTTCGTGCTGCCCTTCGCTACCACGCTGCTCGAGCAGCTACGTGGAGTGTTCTAACCTTCTGGCGAAGTCGACGGTTACGGTACTGACGGGCCCGCCCAAGGGAAATGCGCGGGCCGCTGCCAACCTTTGCGCCGGAAAACCGCTCCGTACGCTATATATGCGCCTGCTGCTGCTCGACAACTTCGACTCGTTCACCTTCAACCTGCTGGATTACTTTCAGCAGCTCGGGGCCGCCGTGCAGGTTGTCCGCAACGACGTGTCGCTCGAGCAAATCAGGCAATATGAGTTCGACGGCATCGTTCTGTCGCCGGGGCCTGGTACACCGGCCAAGGCGGGCTGTTTGCTGCAGGTTATCGAGGAATACTACCAGCGCGTGCCTATGCTAGGCGTGTGCCTAGGTCACCAGGCGTTGGGCGAGTTCTTCGGAGCCCGGCTTCAGCGGGCAGCTCGGCCCATGCACGGTAAAGTGTCGGACATAGCTGTGGCCTCCTCGGCCGACCCGCTGTTTGCCGGTCTGCCGCCGCAATTTGCTGTCACGCGCTACCATTCACTGATTGTCAATTTATTACCTCCCGATTTAGAGGCCCTGGCTTACACCACCGATGCGGCGCACGAACTGATGGGATTCCGGCACCGTACCTACCCTTTGTACGGCGTCCAGTTTCATCCTGAAGCGCTGCTCACTTCCCACGGGCTGGCACTTCTCCGCAATTGGGTCAAGTGTTGTATCATTGCGAAGGATGGTCACTCAGCCCTAGCCGGCCTCGAAATCTCCCCCGAAGATGGAATTGCAGATTAAGGAACAGAACGGTTTTCAGTATGTAGAAGAAGGCTCGGGCGAGGTGCTGCTGCTCTTGCACGGCCTGTTCGGAGCCCTGAGCAACTGGCAGGACGTTATCCAGGAATTTGGCACCGACTACCGGGTGATTATCCCGCTGCTGCCCATCTACGACATGCCCCTGACTCAGGCCGGGGTGCCCGGACTGGTCAATTACGTGGAAGACTTTCTACGGGAAATGCGCCTGCAAGAGCCCATGACGGTGCTTGGCAACTCCCTCGGCGGCCACATTGCCCTGGTATATGCCCTGCGCAACCCCCAGATGGTGCAGCGTCTGGTACTCACGGGCAGCAGTGGCTTGTTTGAAGACTCGATGGGCGGCTCTTTCCCCAAGCGCGGCAACTATAATTTCGTGCAGGAGCGCGTGGCCTACACCTTCTACGACCCCAGCATTGCTACCAAGGACCTGGTCGATGAGGTCTTCAACGTGACCAATTCCAACACCAAGGTGCTACGCATCATCAACATTGCCCGCTCAGCCCAGCGCCACAACCTGGGCAAGGAGCTCACCAAGATTACCGTGCCCACGCTGCTGGTCTGGGGCCTGAACGACACGATTACGCCCCCGATGGTGGCCCATGAGTTTGAGCGCCTGCTGCCCAATGCCGAGCTGCATTTTCTGGACCATTGCTGCCACGTGCCCATGATGGAACGGCCCCAGGATTTCAACCTGTTGCTGCGGCAGTTTCTGCGCCGCACGACCCTGGAGCCGGCCCTGACGTAAGTACCGCAAACAAATTGCCCGCTTGGGCGCTTATTGGCGCCCACCCCATCTAGTTTAATTCTGGCTTTCAGTTCTTTCTGCCCATGCATTCGATGATTGCTGAAGACTTGCTCAACCAAATGATTCCGCCGCTGAAGGTGTCGGACTCAGCCGGGAAGGCGGCCAAGTGGCTGGAAGAATTCCACGTTGGCCAGTTGCCCGTACTCGACAACCGCCTCTACCGCGGCCTGATTACCGAAGCTGATCTGCTCGACCATGACCAGCCCGACGAGCCGCTGACCAACGTCACGTTTGGCTTTGCCGACGTACACGTGCAGCGCGACCAGCATTTTTACAGCATTATGGAGCTGGCTATCCAAAATAAGCTGCAGCTCGTGCCCGTGCTTGATGACAAGCAGGAGTACCTGGGCGTGGTTACCGTCGGCGACACGCTGGCCGCGTTCGGCCAGCTGCCGATAGCTGCGGGGCAGGGCGGTATTCTGGTGCTGTCCATGGATGAGCGGGACTACTCTCTGACCCAGATTAGCCGCTACGTAGAGGAAAACAACGCCAAGGTCCTCAGTGCCCACGTAGCCCAGGACGAGCACGACCCCTACAAAATTCGCCTGACGCTGAAGCTCAATACCCCTAATATGGCCCGCATTACGGCCACGCTTGAGCGGTTTGGCTACGTTATTACCGCCCAGTTCAGCGGGGCTGGGGAGGTTGGCGAAAACGAGCAGGAGCGTTTCGATGGTCTGCTCAAATACCTAAGCCTGTAGGTGAACAATTACTGCCCGAGCGTTGAATTCTGACCCCGTGGCTCGGCCCGATTGTGCCCCGGCCAGTGAGTCCGGACCTAGGCAATTCAACCTTCACCGCGCTGCGTTCAGCTTTTCTTTCCTGCTGCTGTTGCTGCTGGGGTGCTGGGCTGTTGCTCCGGCCTCGGCCGCCACGCTGCCTGATTCTGTCCGCCGGGCCCCACTGGACAGCCTGATCTTGGCGCAGTGTCCTGGCTACCCAGTCCTGCGCGTGGCCTCTGTTCTGTTTGTGGGCAATGAAGTCACCAAGGAGCGGATTCTGCGGGCCGAGCTGGACTTTCGCGAAGGCGACACGCTGCAGGCCGCCACCCTGGCCCGCTGTCTCGAAGCCAACCGCCTGCGCGTGTTCAACCTGCAGCTTTTCCACCACGTGCTGGTGCAACCGGTGTGCCGCAACGGTGAGCTGACCATCCTCTTCAGCGTGCAGGAGCGGTGGTACACCTTTCCCATTCCCATCCTGTCGCTGGCCGACCGTAACTTCCGGTCCTGGCTCGACCGGCCCGACCGCTGGCGCCGGGTCGACTACGGTCTGCACGTGGAGCGCAAAAACTTTCGGGGCCGTAACGAGGAAATCCGGGGCAACCTGCAATTAGGCTTCAACCGCAAGTATGAGCTCTTTTACGATACGCCCGGCTACGGCAAGCTTCGGCGCCTGGGCTTCGGGGTAGGAGGGTCGTACTTCCGCAGCCACTCCCTGGATTATGCCACCGTCGAGGATAAGCTAGTCAACTTCCGGGATGATACCGGCTTTCCCATCGAGCGGCGCTATGTCACGGCTGGTCTGCGTTGGCGCTACACTGTGCAGCGCCGCACGCTACTTGACGTGTCGTATCACCGCGAAACGATTTCTGACTCCATCGTACGCCGCAATCCCGACTACTACCTCAGCGGCAGCCGCCGGGACTACGTGGATGTGGCCCTGACGACTATTTTCAACCACCGCAACACCTTTGCCTATCCGCTCACGGGCCATTACCTGCAGTTAAGTCTGATTCAGCGCCTGTTTGTCACGAAGGCTCCGCCCATCACCACCTTACGGGCCCAGGTATCCAAATATGTAGCGCTGGGTCATGATTTCTACTACAGCGCCAGCGTGCAGGGGCAAGTCCGG
Above is a genomic segment from Hymenobacter cellulosivorans containing:
- the selD gene encoding selenide, water dikinase SelD, with amino-acid sequence MLPDTSSPATDQIRLTQYSHGAGCGCKIAPKVLDQILHTSIAQPEHEKLLVGNSSRDDAAVYDIGGGQAIISTTDFFMPIVDDAYDFGRIASANAISDVYAMGGRPVMAIAVLGWPIDKLAPEVARRVIEGSRSICAEAGIPLAGGHSIDSPEPIFGLAVTGMLDIPNLKQNDTATAGCELYLTKPLGVGMLTTAQKRGILLPEHEQIAPRSMMQLNKIGFDLGQLAAVRAMTDVTGFGLLGHLAEVCEGSNLTAEVEFSKVPLLAEAEQYRQQKAVPGGTVRNWDSYGHKIGEITDEQRQWLCDPQTSGGLLVCVEPGGRAQVQAVFEQYGLQLESFGSLRPHVAGEPWIEVK
- a CDS encoding VOC family protein codes for the protein MLVPKLRVARPTDNLAAVIRFYRDGLGLPELTSFTAHNGFDGVMLGHLAGPYHFEFTHQPGHTAGRAPTADNLLVFYLPDAAEWQAAVQRLLDHGYPPVPSYNPYWDQQGRTFEDPDGYRVVLQRAAWAL
- the mnmH gene encoding tRNA 2-selenouridine(34) synthase MnmH produces the protein MPRIPLSDFLTGPADAPILDVRAPIEYAHGHIPGALSLPLFSDEERARIGTTYKQVSQDRAIHIGLDFFGPKMSRMVKQAQKLAPNKEVRLHCWRGGMRSGAVHWLLELAGFKVHLLDKGYKDYRRWALAQFAEPRPMLILGGLTGSGKTDVLHELASRGETIVDLEGLASHKGSSFGAIGLPPQPTPEQFENNLALVLDQLPQGVTPWLEDESLTIGRLNIPKALFEQMRAAPLLVLDIPRPVRTSKLAAEYGKEDPQQLTEAIQRIGKRLGGLATKQALAAIEAGDMEQMVDIALSYYDKTYGFGLDNKTNSQVIRIPSDTCDPRVNADLVLAAARDAGLLVTA
- a CDS encoding pyridoxine 5'-phosphate synthase → MTKLSVNINKIATLRNARGHNRPDVLQVARDCERFGAQGITVHPRPDERHIRYQDVRDLRQIVTTELNVEGNPTPDFIDLVREVRPEQVTLVPDAPDAITSNAGWDTITHQIYLIGVVTELKSIGCRVSIFLDPDPAMVKAAVATGTDRIELYTEDYARQYPQDPAAAIAPYAVAATLAQQLGLGLNAGHDLDLENLAYLHQNLPGLAEVSIGHALVCDALYYGLENTIQLYRRQLV
- a CDS encoding GatB/YqeY domain-containing protein, whose amino-acid sequence is MALKETIDADIKKAMLAKDKVRLQALRSIKSQIMLAETAEGAHGAALTEDAELKLLNKAAKQRREAAETYQKQFRSDLEEIELAELAIIEEYLPQQLSEADLVEKLVGIIQRVGATGPSDLGKVMGVAARELSGQADGKMISQVVSNLLNNTNV
- a CDS encoding CvpA family protein — protein: MSGFDILLLIPLGVGAVKGFRRGLVLETASLLAFVLGIIGGLALLNDAVPLVRNYVGEAFGMLPIVSFLLVFVLITWGVHMAGGLVKTAVHLTPLGMLDNLLGGAAGALKWVLGISLLLHGIGFAGLKLISPTVVADSQVLPVVQQATPFALEIVGFVLPFATTLLEQLRGVF
- a CDS encoding anthranilate synthase component II; this translates as MRLLLLDNFDSFTFNLLDYFQQLGAAVQVVRNDVSLEQIRQYEFDGIVLSPGPGTPAKAGCLLQVIEEYYQRVPMLGVCLGHQALGEFFGARLQRAARPMHGKVSDIAVASSADPLFAGLPPQFAVTRYHSLIVNLLPPDLEALAYTTDAAHELMGFRHRTYPLYGVQFHPEALLTSHGLALLRNWVKCCIIAKDGHSALAGLEISPEDGIAD
- a CDS encoding alpha/beta fold hydrolase, with protein sequence MELQIKEQNGFQYVEEGSGEVLLLLHGLFGALSNWQDVIQEFGTDYRVIIPLLPIYDMPLTQAGVPGLVNYVEDFLREMRLQEPMTVLGNSLGGHIALVYALRNPQMVQRLVLTGSSGLFEDSMGGSFPKRGNYNFVQERVAYTFYDPSIATKDLVDEVFNVTNSNTKVLRIINIARSAQRHNLGKELTKITVPTLLVWGLNDTITPPMVAHEFERLLPNAELHFLDHCCHVPMMERPQDFNLLLRQFLRRTTLEPALT
- a CDS encoding CBS domain-containing protein, with amino-acid sequence MIAEDLLNQMIPPLKVSDSAGKAAKWLEEFHVGQLPVLDNRLYRGLITEADLLDHDQPDEPLTNVTFGFADVHVQRDQHFYSIMELAIQNKLQLVPVLDDKQEYLGVVTVGDTLAAFGQLPIAAGQGGILVLSMDERDYSLTQISRYVEENNAKVLSAHVAQDEHDPYKIRLTLKLNTPNMARITATLERFGYVITAQFSGAGEVGENEQERFDGLLKYLSL
- a CDS encoding BamA/TamA family outer membrane protein yields the protein MLLGCWAVAPASAATLPDSVRRAPLDSLILAQCPGYPVLRVASVLFVGNEVTKERILRAELDFREGDTLQAATLARCLEANRLRVFNLQLFHHVLVQPVCRNGELTILFSVQERWYTFPIPILSLADRNFRSWLDRPDRWRRVDYGLHVERKNFRGRNEEIRGNLQLGFNRKYELFYDTPGYGKLRRLGFGVGGSYFRSHSLDYATVEDKLVNFRDDTGFPIERRYVTAGLRWRYTVQRRTLLDVSYHRETISDSIVRRNPDYYLSGSRRDYVDVALTTIFNHRNTFAYPLTGHYLQLSLIQRLFVTKAPPITTLRAQVSKYVALGHDFYYSASVQGQVRVSERVAYADNRALGFSELVRGYDQYVVDGRHYGLVQQGISYRLWDAGRLKLGGIDNPKINSIPLVVYLNTFADAGYVASRGAERGSRLPNRLQAAAGIGLHLVTYYDRVITLEYTRNVLGQGGFFLRTEFPI